Part of the Xenopus tropicalis strain Nigerian chromosome 3, UCB_Xtro_10.0, whole genome shotgun sequence genome, aaatacagcaataagcacttacagaaacgctgcactgagtcctctatcaaaagaaacacaggatttcttgtcttcttttttgtaaacatcttcagtatcagacttcctctctcagaaaaatattttattctcggggccagagtctgcgcagctctctcccttctcctgctcccccctcccataagaattcagaagaattcactcccctctcccttaagaatgtgtgatctgagctaccaatagcaagagctgcagcaggaagctacgaagaccaagctaaaatggcagttgttgtcttaaacaaacagagggagcttctagggctgtttacttaggtatggtaaagctttctgctgaataaatatagtgttctaggtggcactaatgtgcagtaaaatgtaaaaatgcccttccttctcctttaatgcagcaAATTTCATACTGTTAAGccaactttccttctccattaaaggagtaaaatatagatatataagataagaaatatagataCAACCTGCATCTATACCCCCATCTGAAAATCCTACCCACAACCCACAAGATATTCGCTTTTATTGCAGGTAACCTGCGGGTACCTGACCTGCTGCAGAACGCCACCTCCCAAAAGTCCCCATTTAGGTGAGACAGTCCTCAATTCTAGACCTCAAAAGGTGTGTGGCTTACTAACAGTGTCCTGCTGTTTACCTTGTGCAATAAAAGTGAAGTTTTAGACTACAGAAGCGGTGTCTGCAGTGCTCTGTAAATGTGCATTCCCTGTTGGTATGAGCCCACAGTCAGTTGAAGAGGAGTCAAGCTGCCCCTTCTCTTCTTTACTTTTGGCACCAGTGCATTATTCATGATATCCAGATGTATACGTTTGGGCTTAAACTCTTACCTTTCCCCAGCACATTTCCATAAACCGTCTCCATTACATGCATTTGGCCTCTATCTTTATCCATTCTGTGTCTCTTGGTGGAAGGATCTTCTAACCTTGTGATGGAGCTTTTACTCTCTTACCCGCTCTGTCTCTGAAACAGAgagaatataataataaagtactTTTGTTTTGTAATTGACAATTATAGTTCCTTACTTACTGTACTGCAGACAATTATACTGTACCCATACTGTGCACCCTTCTACTTGTACTAAATGCTTCACCAACTTTATAGGTTGGGAAGCTATGGCATGGTTTATTAAGGGTATAGaacattttttattctcatttccATCTATATTTATGTGCAGGATCTCTCTGCTGTTGGGTAGAAATTAAAGGTTCTTGCAAGCAAACCAAAAGGTTATTGAACTACACCACAGGTTTACACTCACAGATCACCACTATGGAGATGCTTGCATGGTTTTAAGATACACCTTTAGGTTAGTGGCTAGTGGTCTGAATTCCCTCCAGTGGAAACTGTTCTGGGAGCCTGAATCCCTGTTGAATACCTATTCAGCACTGTGGTTCTGTTACTTTAGGTCAGTAATGGCTAAGGGAGAGCTacctactagtgatgggcgaaaagtttcgccaggcatggattcgcggcgaatttccgcgtttcgccattggtggattgtttcgtgaaacggatgaaaaatttcgccgcggaaaaattcgccgcacgtccaaaaattgtcgcggtgtcaaaaaaagaatagtcgcgggcgacgaaacaagagccgcacgacgaaacaagagccgcgcgacgaaacaagagccgcgcatgacgaaacaagagccgcgcgacgaaacaagagccgcgggcgacgaaacaagagccgcgcgacgaaacaagagccgcgggcgacgaaacaagagccgcgcgacgaaacaagagccgcgggcgacgaaacaagagctgcacgacgaaacaagagccgtgcgacaaaacaagagccgtgcgcgacaaaataatagccgcgcgacaaaataatagccgcgggcgacaattttttttgtcgcacgacattttcgccgcttcgcgaatttttcgccgtttcgcggatcttttcaaagattcgcgaatttttcggcgaagcgaaacggaacagattcgctcatcactaatacctaCAGCTACAATCCTTTGGGGGCActcaaagctgctctttctaactacAATATGTCTCTCTACCTTACAGTCCTGACAAAACAAGTCCTGTATCTGACAAAACCTCATCCACGAGGTGCCAGTTCCCCAATTTTGTCCCTCTGGCAGAACTCTTTACTGGGTCTTGTTGACACCAGGCTCCCCAGACACATCCAACTGGATCAGAGGATGAAAGCCAAAGAGTAAGAACCATACCTTTCCAATCCCTATATTAAAGTGGTCATTAGTCATAAGCGAAGTTTTTTGCCAGCCAATGATTCACTGcgattggcaaatttttttgcagagtgaggaaaaagttgtggtcatgtcaaatcaTGCGTGTAAAAAGATACATGGTAGCTGCTTTTtgggaattttttgccattttgcaaattagCAGAGTTGCTCATTACTAGTGGTCACTTACCTATGGGCCAACACCAAAGATATGTAATATGATAACTTAGATACAGTGGCTTCTGCCTAGCAACTAGGGAAATAGCACGTGCAGGGGTTTTACATCATTACATTGACCCcattgttaaccctatgggtaccTACAAAAGATAATCAATAAAATAGTAAACTATAGGGTACCCTTGCTAGCAGTTTTTAGGTACAgactagaaagaggcagaataaaaaGGCTAATGATTAAAAACATATGCAATAACTAATTTTGACCAATTAAACAGCTAAAAACTAAAACTTAATTCAAAGCTGAACTTTCCATTTCAcatcttttgtgttttttccactaCAAATTAGAGATATACATAAAAAGACAATAATAACTGAGACATAATACGGATGAGCAGTACTGGGCCACACAGGGGCTGCCCAAGGCAGGCATTCTATTTCCTCTTAAGGCTGCTGTGGTTAGAAGTGTTATTTCTTGCTTTACCACTAAAGGGTAAATGACATGCCAACACTTTCAGAGTTATCCACAGTTAAACCTGTGCTAATGGAAATATGTTCTGATGTTGAAATTCTGAGtattcaaaaaaaacaaaaaaaaaccaactcTTTTTCATTGACGCATTTTCTAAGTCACATTACGTTAAGATGCCATGCATGTTAAGATCCACAAGGTTGCCAACGAGTGGATCTACTTCCTAGGGTGGCTGATCAGGCTTATTTGATTGTTTGAGCCGAGTTCCAAAAGATCAAATTAAACCAGCAGGTATATGGGCTGTTGGGCTGAGGACCGAACCAAccagtccctgatctgatgggaaaatccaacctgcccaatcaagatctgcccatgAGTGGCCATACATCAGTCTGAAGGATCCGTTTTggtagctgaaatctgcccgtgtatggccacctttaaactgcaaatctggagcccaaaactgccccccatacttaaggtgaggccttaccagagaccaataaagaggcaaaattgggttgtactccactaacaacactggcccaattagaaaatgttccatttaccaccgctctctgtaatctatccttcagccagttctctttccaattacaaatattatgttttaggccaatattccttaattttatcattaactttctggtaggtactgtatcaaacgctttagcaaagtctaagtcaTTCCCgtgtcgaggttcctgctcacctcttcataaaaggcaattaatatGAGGCAAATTTATCTTATAGGAAAAGCCATCCCATACATTTCTGTTGCCTAAACCTGTATCTGATGGACACAGGCAATAGAACAAAGGGAAGATCATTCATGGGCTTACTCTCTTCTTACCTAcctagcgcatatggatttctcgcctgccaactcaacttttgcacacagagccccctgacagcgtattatgtgccataaccccccccaactatacagaaaaacccagaaaaccatatagttttagAAAGtccacattctgatgaattcaaaataggtaaagttatttttgtacaccaaagttacacatggcaaagctatgctaaaaacagattaggaatacttataaaatgcaataaaaccacaaaaattgtgcaaatcagtgaaacaacaaaataagtcacacgacacaGTGacattagtggtcagaatatctgatccaatagtcacactgtcaaaataaacagtttttatggaaaagaaactaaaaactagaagaaaaaaaagtgtttgtgtatacatgtgtgtacatatgtaaaagttgtgtgacagtgtgtaagtgtgtatatgagtgtatataagtgtatataagtgtatataagtgtgcaaaatgaaaaaaaaaaaataaataaaaactgctaaattgtgtgctgtaagtgtgtgtacaaGTGATGTGAttgtgtctgctgcttgtaggttggtcctgcgacaatcgcaacgcagggccgacatgacagcccccctggctcgttacCCAGGGgactgtcatcgctagaaactctctgcagcggtggCACATGCCGCCTCTGAAGAGAGTATCCTTTATCTGCCAAAGACGTATGAGACACATCGTTGGCGGATAGAGCCTTTTTCTGCAACAACGTATGCCATCCGTCATTGGCAGAAAAAAGGTTAATGGTACTTATCACGGCATGTTTTGGTAGCTGGTCCCTTTTTCAAGTGACAACAACCAGTATTACAACACACAGTCAACAGTCTGCCCCCTTAATTACCCTAATGTGCTTGATCAAATAAGTCCAGTCCGATATGCAAGACAAAGTTCtagtatctgtgtgtatataacaaTCCTTGGTAATATGACTATATTGGTTTTCAACAGGTAATTTTGGGACTATTTTTTATTCTACCAAGGACTATCATTAGATGAGTTAGTGCTcagttcagaatggaaggcaggaaggactaatcagcactgagcgcaactatacagaagtgcatttggttgcaagtacctttaataaaaagtGGCACGGGCGGCACAGCAAGTGCCCATGATATATAGATAATTGCCATATATATTAGTGTTGAGGTTACCATTCCCATTAGTGGCCAACATGCCAGGTCCAGGCCTCATCCATCTGGATTCATTAATGGAATAGTAACATTTTATATAGCACTATTACTGTGTGCCATGGATTATGGAGACTGTTCATCTTTCATTGCCTGGTCTATCAGCGCATACAGGTTATTTATAAAAGGTAAGTGCTTATTAATATCCATACCAGCGGAACATTGCAATAATAACAAAACCATAATAGGAAATAgttgtttttatagtttattttgctttattcagTAGAGTGTGCTTCCTATGTAGGCTTCATTGCCCTTTTCAAGGGTCTTCATTGgtctttttctattattattattttttttttatagttttcaaattattcaCCTTCGacttctggcctgaaatcgggcagatctcaattgggcaggtttgatttctccgTCGGGTCAGGGGTCCCTGAAGGTCCCCGACAGCGCCTATACCTGCcatttaatttgatcgtttgtccTGACCCACATTATTTGTTGTACTTACTCAATATACTACTGTTTTAGGCCTAATATTTTTGTTCTTGATTAAATTTCAAATCTTGTTCAATTAATGCGCACCATATCATAATCATGTATTATAATCATAAGTAAAGAAAAACATTAGAcagacccccccctccccaatttCCAgctatatacaataaaaatatgtacAATGTTATCTGCATCAGCTATTACCTATAACCAAGTTGTAGTAGAGCACAAGACTGCACATACTGCACATACTGTAGCTTATTCGGTTATTTGTAGTTTTCTTATAGGAGAAGCCATCCCATACATTTCTATTGCCTAAACCTGTAGCTGATGGACACAGGCAATAGAACAAAGGGAAGATAATTCATGATCTTACTCTCTTCTTACCTGCCCGGGGTCAGCAGACTGCAAACAGTTCTCCTTGTCGGGAATATAGAAGTAACAATGTGGATGCCACTGGTCAGTGACAGTTcagaatctatatatatatatatatatatatgtgtggcaAGTTATTTTCTCAGGCAGGTGGCCACATCCTGTGCTCTCTGCTCTTTACCAGTAACCATTGGCCACATTTGGAGAGTTATCTGCACAGTCACAAGCTGCATTACATTGATATTAGGAGGAGATTTGGATATGCTCAGATAGTTTTGCCCTGTAGGTAATAGCCAATTACTGATGCCAGATCATGTGGGAGCAATCTAATAAAGAATGGAGAGTCTGCCCAGATTTAGCCAACATGTGACCAGTAAGTGTCTGAATGAAGTGCAAGTTGGGAGGCAGGTGAGAAGCTTATGAATACAGCGCTGCCCAATGGAAGTAGCCCTGTACTCAATATGAATATAAGTCCTTGTGCTACGATCTGTGCCTGTGGGTGCTAAatgtggggcagggtgcaaagtgtcaAATGgaagcttgtacaggtatgggacctgttatccagaatgctcgggacctggggttttccggataagggatcattccgtaatttggatctccataacttaagtctgctaaaaatcatttaaatattgaataaacccaataggcttgttttgcccccaataaggggtaattatatcttagtcgggatcaagtgcaggtactgttttattattacagagaaaagggaatcatttaaccatgaaataaacccaataggactgttctgcccccaataaggggtaattatatcttagttgggatcaagtacaggtactgttttattattacagagaaaagggaatcatttaaccattaaataaacccaatagggctgttctgcccccaataaggggtaattatatcttagttgggatcaagtacaggtactgttttattattacagagaaaagggaatcatttaaccattaaataaacccaatagggctgttctgcccccaataaggggtaattatatcttagttgggatcaagtacaggtactgttttattattacagagaaaagtgaatcatttaaccattaaataaacccaatagggctgttctgccccaataaggggtaattatatcttagttgggatcaagtacaggtactgttttattattacagagaaaagggaatcatttaaccattaaataaacccaatagggctgttctgcccccaataaggggtaattatatcttagttgggatcaagtacaggtactgttttattattacagagaaaaaggaaaccatttttaaaaatgtgagttatttgattacaatggagtctatgggagatggcctttccgtaattcggagctttctggataatgggtttccggataaggagtccgatacctgtactattgttTTAGGCCTAATATATTTGTTCTTGATTAAAATTTAAATCTTGTTCAATTAATGAGCACCATATCATAGCATTATAATCATTAGTAAAGAAAAACATTGGACagagccacccccccccctccccccaatttTAAGCTATGTAcaattaaaatatgtattaacaCATAGGCTGCTAATGCTTTCTGCATTGGTTATTGCCTATAACCAAGTTGTAGTAGAGCACAGGACGGTTAAAGTTGCACATACTGTAGCTTATTCAGTTTTTTGTAGTTTTCTCCCTGTTGAGAAGCGATACAAATGGGCTCCATAGACTTCCCAAGTCCCAGCTGTGActggtttacatttttattaaccaGCTGCCTTGTCAGTTAGAGGTTTCCTTGCAAATATAATAATTCTTCGTGATGCAGTTGAGGTCATTCCATGTTCCTTCTTTGATCTCTACACAGTTTTCTTGGAAATAAGCATTATTGGGTTCATTGGGAGCCCACGACCTGTTAAAAGAACACATGGGAATATTTAAGGTACTAGACTAACTAGAACTAGAAGCATGTAGAAGGGTGCTGGTATATGCATTTCCATGACTTATGGATTCCTGATATAGGCTGtacccttaaagggatactgacagtaaaataaaacatttgattaTATCATTCTACCTCCAAAATGACCTATTACACATGTTGACCATTTTCTATGGGAAGCGCTTGTTTTCTTAATAAACGCTTCTTAAGATCCAGGACCCGACTGTCAGCCAAGCACGACTGTCTCTGTTAAGCCTGTCAGTCAAAGCAGGAGCAAGGCTGACGTCAGTCTCACAAAGATCCTCCTCCTTTCCTTTCCCCTTACTTTGAGAAGCGTCATCAATCATGTGACCCTTCCGTGATTTTGGTGTCTTCTCTCGAGACTGGAGACTGCCGAGTGCTGACTGCCTGTGAGTATACTGCCTCTGACTTATCTTATTCTAGCGTCCTGATTGTGTGCTGCTGTGctgctctgtctctctccctccctccctcccgcaGTCAAACAGGCTTAGGAATAGCCTAGAAGCATCGGCGCGCTTGTTGCTAAGCGCCggcgtgcgcgatgacgtcactgatgacgtcatcgcgcactgAAGCTAGAGAGGGCAACGCTGGACTCATCGCCGATTGGTTAAAAGGTGAGCGGTTTTTTGATTGCAGGGGCGGCGTTCCAGCAAGCAGGAAgggaagaaagaagatggcggcGTCGTGGGACTCACATTCAGAAGGTGCCGACGGAGGAGCAGCTGGACCgtgggaattttttttacagcGTTTCAGAAGCTATCATGTAAGTATATAACATGGccagaaaaaaaatttttttttacaccatgtCAGAATCGCTTTAATCCTAAAACATCTTCCTAAACTGTTGCATATAATCACACTATAATCTGAAGAACCTCCAGAATGACCTATCTGTTAATAGTTTCCCACTCTGTGTATATTGCAATCATTGTTTTATAGGTTGACCAGTACATCATTGTATtggagtctaaggggctgatttactaagacacgatttcgaatccgaattggaaaaattccgattggaaacgaacattttgtgactttttcgtattttttgcgagtttttctgcgtctttccgaaagttgcgcaaagtcgcgattttttcgtagcgttaacacttgcgcgcaaagtcgcgcctttttcgtagcgttaaaacttaaaaggcgcgacgtttcgcgcaagttttaacgctacgaaaaaatcgcgactttgcgcaactttcgtaaagacgccgaaaaaactcgcgtttttacgcaaaaatcgtaaagacgccgaaaaactcgtgtttttacgcaaaaatcgtaaagacgccgaaaaaatcgcaaaaaatacggaaaagtcgtaaagacgccgaaaaaaatcgcaaaattaccgatcattacgaaaaaaacgcaatcggacacattcggcccgttcgtgggttagtaaatgtgcccctaaatgtcccaAAAGGACCCCAAAGACCAATGAGCAACACCCAAAAATATGTTACTTTTACCCTATTTCCCCCATGTTTTCTATTCACTTTCATTATTATCCTAATTTCCAGCACTTACACATTTTTCTTAATATGTATTAATGGAACCCTTACATGTTTATGTTTGTGATGTGTACCCTTACAatgctatttaaataaatacacacacaatacaaTAGTAGCTCTGCTGCTAGAGAAACAATTCAGTGGTGATGAGGCGCGAGAACCACAAAAAGCCCTTGAGGAAACAAATATAATGCCAAGGGCCGAGGAACCAAAATGCGGCAAAACCATGGCAGACATAAGAATAAAGTATAGAGTTCAGGAtacatatattgtttttaaagCAGATCAAGAATGCAGGATAAAGAGGTTGCGTTGAAGGGccagaaagaaaggaaggaaggcaaaAGATGATAGAGATGTTAGTTTATTGCTCTGTATCACATACCCACTCAGATGATACCAAAGatggtttgttttgtttaaaaaaattagacCCAAGCACAGAAAAAAAGTCTGCCCAGGTAGCATAAGTTCCATGAACATCATACTTACGTGAAGCTTGGAATGCTGGAGTCTATCCATAGCCACGCATTGAAATTTCTAGTCATCCCAATCCAGAAAGCCTTACCCTTCAGTGATGGTTGTAAATCATCCTGGGGAAGAATGATAGTGTGTTATAGACAATGCGTGTGACTTTTTGCTGCATTGAGAGAGATGCAACGTGAGGTTTCTTATATACCAAGGCTAATCAGCAGAAGACTTAAAAATGCAGTGAAGCCCTGTAGACCTCAAAATAAAGATCCTTGCAGGCTACTTTGCAATGCTGCTGCCAACATTGTTATCGCCAGCGAGAAATGGACCTTCTAGCATATAAGGAAATGGTAAACAATCAAAGCTACAAGACCAACATTTATGTCATATAATTCTTCTGCTGATAATTATATTAATATGCATGGATAGGTACCTAAATCTGCATTgaaaatgaaattcaatggagATTACATGTATGGGTGCCATTTTAGTGTGAGCACAGTGCAAACCAGAAGTCGGCCTttaaaaatggcagtttttctaCATGAAATTATCCAATTTTACTAGGAAAGTGTATTATTTATGAAACAGCTTTATTTATACGaaacattattttacataagGGCTGTTTTATGTAATGTAGTTTTACACTTTAAAACCACATTTCTTACTGATAACACTTTAAAAacacggtgacaaaaaaaatattcaacaaccaaaataaataaataaatggattaGCCATTGAAAATGTAActtcctaaataaataaaatctaaaactATAACTATCTCGAATGTACAGATCCTACCATTTCCTTTTTGTCCTTCAGAATGAGGAGGTTGGAGTTTCGCATGGAGCAGTCATTTTTAGACTCTTCCCAGGTCAGAGTTGTTGTTGAAATATAATAACACTTGGACCCTACGAACTGCCAGTTTTCTGGGCATTTCCTTAAATATTTTCCTAAAACGAAGAGAAAACACTCACTATGGATGAGAAATACAGTATCAGTGGCTGAGTATGAGCCAATAACTTGTGGCACTTACCCATGTCTTCCTTAAGCTTTGTCATTTCTGCCATTAGCCGCTCTTCCATCTTTACTGGGACATTCAGAAGTTGAGATACTACTGGAGAATACAGTaatgaaatgttattgttttgacTATATTTGTACAACTAAAACAAGGTTATTATGTCTATGGGATCCATATGACTTTGCCAACCCTGGGGTGTAGATCCTTTTGCTCTACATCTATACCTATCTAGATTATAAACTGTTTTGTTATGATTCATTCTCTTTTTTGTATCCCTATAGGGTATTTATTGGGCTAGTTCCAATATTTATGATCTTTCTGACTTCAGTTGAGGTTCTGTGTACGATAAGTGGAAGCAGTGttcaaatacaaacaaataagGACATAAGGAGTGAATCTGAGACAGAAAGAAGTTTCTACTATAGCCAAGGATATGTAGGAATAGCTATTAAGAGGTAAATGGGATTACCCTTTGAAGTTTTTTCAGAATATAAACGTATACCTTTATTGTATCAGTACTGCTAATAATTGATTGGCTATTGAGAGTTGCCTTGAAAACTACTAGACCCAATGTGTTTCTGTTCTAAAAAGCTTATTATGTAATGTACAAAGTTAAAGATCCctatacaccagggatccccaacctttctgactcgtgagccacagtcaaatgtaaaaagacttggggagcaacacaagcaccataaaagttcatggaggtgccaaataagggctgtgattggctattaggggcctctatgcaccctatcagcttacagggggctttatttggtaggaaatcttgtttttattcaaccaaaacttgcccccaagtcaggaattcaaaaataactacctggtttgggggcactgagagcaacatccaaggggttggtaacatgttgcccccgagctactggttggggacccctgctatacgCTAAGGGAATCACATTGTTcctttcattttcaatgaggctgaaaaactcTAGCTTTTACTTTTAAAGTAAAAGTA contains:
- the LOC116409796 gene encoding CD209 antigen-like protein C; its protein translation is MAISASFYSAIYAEMLELKQNKMETKKELVSQLLNVPVKMEERLMAEMTKLKEDMGKYLRKCPENWQFVGSKCYYISTTTLTWEESKNDCSMRNSNLLILKDKKEMDDLQPSLKGKAFWIGMTRNFNAWLWIDSSIPSFTSWAPNEPNNAYFQENCVEIKEGTWNDLNCITKNYYICKETSN